A genomic segment from Triticum dicoccoides isolate Atlit2015 ecotype Zavitan chromosome 1A, WEW_v2.0, whole genome shotgun sequence encodes:
- the LOC119294130 gene encoding jasmonoyl--L-amino acid synthetase GH3.5-like isoform X1 gives MVGAHTACYGTATSTTIFPPLLCCSRSSRRRRQLWISFHGHPPTHPPTSTGPFLLRRARRHLEQTHSYPGHHLAMFAQFVRRFASLFGAVTRTGDRARILPAQMTICSCEETINEFEMLTRDAGRVQQDTLKRILEANADAEYLRQFGLDGRTDAQSYKSCIPLCVHSDVEPFIQRVVDGDSAPVLTGKPITSLSLSSGTTQGKPKFLPFNDELLENTLQIFRTSYAFRNREYPIGEGKALQFVYGSKQSLTPGGILATTATTNLYRSQRYKEGMKDIQSQGCSPDEVIFGPDFNQSLYCHLLCGLIYSDEVHFVFSTFAHSLVHAFQTLEEIWEDLCADIRDGVLSERITVPSIRGAVSKILKPNPELADSIHNKCAGLSNWYGVIPALWPKAKYVYGIMTGSMEPYLKKLRHYAGHLPLIGADYGASEGWVGSNIDPTVPPEQVTYAVLPQTGYFEFIPLEKPTGEETENSAAIHYIESEPVGLTEVEVGKIYEVVLTTFAGLYRYRLGDVVKIARFHNSTPELQFICRRSLVLSINIDKNTEKDLQLAVEEAAKLLEGEKLEIVDFTSYVEKSSNPGRYVIFWELSSEATDDVLSGCANALDLAFLDAGYMGSRKIKTIGPLELRVLRKGTFREILLHFLTLGGAVSQFKTPRFVSPGNGKVLQILNRNVTKSYFSTAYGL, from the exons ATGGTCGGAGCACACACGGCATGCTACGGCACTGCTACCAGTACTACCATATTCCCTCCTCTCCTCTGCTGCTCCCGTTCTtccaggcggcggcggcagctttggATCAGTTTCCAcggccacccacccacccacccacccacctccACCGGCCCGTTCCTGCTCCGGCGAGCTCGTCGACACCTGGAGCAAACACATTCTTATCCCGGGCATCATCTGGCCATGTTTGCGCAGTTCGTGCGTCGATTTGCTTCCCTTTTCGGGGCTGTTACTAG AACAGGTGATAGAGCCAGGATTCTGCCAGCACAAATGACGATCTGTAGCTGCGAGGAGACCATCAATGAGTTCGAGATGTTGACGCGCGATGCTGGGCGCGTGCAGCAGGATACGCTGAAAAGGATCCTTGAGGCGAATGCCGATGCTGAATATCTGAGGCAGTTTGGCCTCGACGGGAGGACTGATGCCCAGAGCTACAAATCTTGCATCCCGCTGTGCGTGCACAGCGACGTTGAACCTTTCATCCAGAGGGTTGTTGATGGTGATAGCGCACCAGTGCTCACCGGGAAGCCCATCACCTCCCTCTCCCTCAG TTCTGGTACGACGCAGGGGAAGCCTAAGTTCCTGCCATTTAATGATGAATTACTTGAGAACACACTTCAAATATTCCGTACTTCGTACGCATTCAGGAACCG TGAATACCCTATCGGCGAAGGAAAGGCCTTGCAATTTGTTTATGGTAGCAAGCAATCCTTGACGCCTGGTGGCATCCTTGCTACAACTGCAACTACAAACCTGTACCGGAGTCAGCGCTACAAGGAAGGGATGAAGGATATCCAGTCTCAGGGCTGCAGCCCCGACGAAGTCATCTTTGGCCCTGACTTCAACCAATCCTTGTACTGTCACTTGCTCTGTGGGTTGATATATTCGGACGAGGTCCATTTTGTGTTCTCGACGTTTGCTCACAGCCTAGTGCATGCATTTCAAACATTGGAGGAGATCTGGGAAGACCTCTGTGCTGATATAAGAGACGGTGTTCTTTCAGAAAGAATCACAGTACCATCAATTCGCGGGGCTGTTTCAAAGATTCTGAAGCCCAACCCCGAGCTTGCTGACTCGATCCACAACAAGTGTGCGGGCTTGAGCAACTGGTATGGTGTGATCCCGGCACTGTGGCCCAAGGCAAAGTACGTGTATGGCATCATGACAGGGTCCATGGAGCCGTATCTGAAGAAGCTGCGGCATTATGCTGGGCATTTGCCGCTGATCGGTGCTGACTACGGCGCGTCCGAAGGATGGGTTGGCTCTAACATTGACCCCACGGTACCGCCTGAGCAGGTGACGTATGCTGTTCTGCCGCAGACTGGTTATTTTGAGTTCATTCCTTTGGAGAAGCCAACAGGGGAGGAGACGGAGAACAGTGCAGCTATTCATTACATCGAGTCCGAGCCGGTTGGCTTAACTGAAGTTGAGGTTGGCAAAATCTATGAAGTTGTGCTCACTACCTTTGCAG GCCTATATCGCTACAGACTAGGAGACGTGGTGAAGATAGCGCGCTTCCACAACTCGACGCCGGAGCTCCAGTTCATCTGCCGCAGGAGCCTGGTGCTGAGCATCAACATCGACAAGAACACCGAGAAGGACCTGCAGCTGGCCGTCGAGGAGGCGGCGAAGCTTCTGGAAGGGGAGAAGCTGGAGATCGTGGACTTCACGAGCTACGTGGAGAAGTCGAGCAACCCGGGCCGGTACGTGATCTTCTGGGAGCTGAGCTCTGAGGCCACAGACGATGTTCTGAGCGGGTGCGCCAACGCGCTGGACCTGGCATTCCTCGACGCGGGCTACATGGGGTCGAGGAAGATCAAGACCATTGGCCCGCTCGAGCTCCGGGTCCTGAGGAAGGGCACATTCAGGGAGATCCTACTCCATTTCCTGACCCTAGGAGGCGCGGTGAGCCAGTTCAAgacgccccggttcgtgagcccgggCAACGGCAAGGTGCTGCAGATCCTGAACCGGAACGTGACCAAGAGCTACTTCAGCACCGCGTATGGGCTATGA
- the LOC119294130 gene encoding jasmonoyl--L-amino acid synthetase GH3.5-like isoform X2: MTICSCEETINEFEMLTRDAGRVQQDTLKRILEANADAEYLRQFGLDGRTDAQSYKSCIPLCVHSDVEPFIQRVVDGDSAPVLTGKPITSLSLSSGTTQGKPKFLPFNDELLENTLQIFRTSYAFRNREYPIGEGKALQFVYGSKQSLTPGGILATTATTNLYRSQRYKEGMKDIQSQGCSPDEVIFGPDFNQSLYCHLLCGLIYSDEVHFVFSTFAHSLVHAFQTLEEIWEDLCADIRDGVLSERITVPSIRGAVSKILKPNPELADSIHNKCAGLSNWYGVIPALWPKAKYVYGIMTGSMEPYLKKLRHYAGHLPLIGADYGASEGWVGSNIDPTVPPEQVTYAVLPQTGYFEFIPLEKPTGEETENSAAIHYIESEPVGLTEVEVGKIYEVVLTTFAGLYRYRLGDVVKIARFHNSTPELQFICRRSLVLSINIDKNTEKDLQLAVEEAAKLLEGEKLEIVDFTSYVEKSSNPGRYVIFWELSSEATDDVLSGCANALDLAFLDAGYMGSRKIKTIGPLELRVLRKGTFREILLHFLTLGGAVSQFKTPRFVSPGNGKVLQILNRNVTKSYFSTAYGL; this comes from the exons ATGACGATCTGTAGCTGCGAGGAGACCATCAATGAGTTCGAGATGTTGACGCGCGATGCTGGGCGCGTGCAGCAGGATACGCTGAAAAGGATCCTTGAGGCGAATGCCGATGCTGAATATCTGAGGCAGTTTGGCCTCGACGGGAGGACTGATGCCCAGAGCTACAAATCTTGCATCCCGCTGTGCGTGCACAGCGACGTTGAACCTTTCATCCAGAGGGTTGTTGATGGTGATAGCGCACCAGTGCTCACCGGGAAGCCCATCACCTCCCTCTCCCTCAG TTCTGGTACGACGCAGGGGAAGCCTAAGTTCCTGCCATTTAATGATGAATTACTTGAGAACACACTTCAAATATTCCGTACTTCGTACGCATTCAGGAACCG TGAATACCCTATCGGCGAAGGAAAGGCCTTGCAATTTGTTTATGGTAGCAAGCAATCCTTGACGCCTGGTGGCATCCTTGCTACAACTGCAACTACAAACCTGTACCGGAGTCAGCGCTACAAGGAAGGGATGAAGGATATCCAGTCTCAGGGCTGCAGCCCCGACGAAGTCATCTTTGGCCCTGACTTCAACCAATCCTTGTACTGTCACTTGCTCTGTGGGTTGATATATTCGGACGAGGTCCATTTTGTGTTCTCGACGTTTGCTCACAGCCTAGTGCATGCATTTCAAACATTGGAGGAGATCTGGGAAGACCTCTGTGCTGATATAAGAGACGGTGTTCTTTCAGAAAGAATCACAGTACCATCAATTCGCGGGGCTGTTTCAAAGATTCTGAAGCCCAACCCCGAGCTTGCTGACTCGATCCACAACAAGTGTGCGGGCTTGAGCAACTGGTATGGTGTGATCCCGGCACTGTGGCCCAAGGCAAAGTACGTGTATGGCATCATGACAGGGTCCATGGAGCCGTATCTGAAGAAGCTGCGGCATTATGCTGGGCATTTGCCGCTGATCGGTGCTGACTACGGCGCGTCCGAAGGATGGGTTGGCTCTAACATTGACCCCACGGTACCGCCTGAGCAGGTGACGTATGCTGTTCTGCCGCAGACTGGTTATTTTGAGTTCATTCCTTTGGAGAAGCCAACAGGGGAGGAGACGGAGAACAGTGCAGCTATTCATTACATCGAGTCCGAGCCGGTTGGCTTAACTGAAGTTGAGGTTGGCAAAATCTATGAAGTTGTGCTCACTACCTTTGCAG GCCTATATCGCTACAGACTAGGAGACGTGGTGAAGATAGCGCGCTTCCACAACTCGACGCCGGAGCTCCAGTTCATCTGCCGCAGGAGCCTGGTGCTGAGCATCAACATCGACAAGAACACCGAGAAGGACCTGCAGCTGGCCGTCGAGGAGGCGGCGAAGCTTCTGGAAGGGGAGAAGCTGGAGATCGTGGACTTCACGAGCTACGTGGAGAAGTCGAGCAACCCGGGCCGGTACGTGATCTTCTGGGAGCTGAGCTCTGAGGCCACAGACGATGTTCTGAGCGGGTGCGCCAACGCGCTGGACCTGGCATTCCTCGACGCGGGCTACATGGGGTCGAGGAAGATCAAGACCATTGGCCCGCTCGAGCTCCGGGTCCTGAGGAAGGGCACATTCAGGGAGATCCTACTCCATTTCCTGACCCTAGGAGGCGCGGTGAGCCAGTTCAAgacgccccggttcgtgagcccgggCAACGGCAAGGTGCTGCAGATCCTGAACCGGAACGTGACCAAGAGCTACTTCAGCACCGCGTATGGGCTATGA